A stretch of Corallococcus macrosporus DNA encodes these proteins:
- the hemF gene encoding oxygen-dependent coproporphyrinogen oxidase: MTATVDVEGLKGRMAAFIQKLQDDICGALETLDGQGRFREDAWTRPGGGGGRSRVLEEGAVLEKAGVNISIVHGELEEAFAKKLQGEGRTFWAGGLSLVLHPRSPHVPTVHANYRFIHQGGRAWFGGGADLTPYYLDDEDAAHFHRTHKAACDAHDPTYYPRFKAACDHYFHLRHRGEARGVGGLFFENMGGELEREFAFVQACGNSFIPAYLPIAQKHKDTPVTEAQRFWQEVRRGRYVEFNLVYDRGTIFGLETQGRTESILMSLPPRVRWRYDYHPEPGTPEARLVEVLRNPREWA, encoded by the coding sequence ATGACGGCGACGGTGGACGTGGAGGGCTTGAAGGGGCGCATGGCCGCCTTCATCCAGAAGCTCCAGGACGACATCTGTGGCGCGCTGGAGACGCTGGACGGCCAGGGCCGCTTCCGCGAGGACGCGTGGACCCGCCCGGGCGGCGGCGGTGGCCGCAGCCGCGTGCTGGAGGAGGGCGCCGTCCTGGAGAAGGCGGGCGTCAACATCTCCATCGTCCACGGCGAGCTGGAAGAGGCCTTCGCGAAGAAGCTCCAGGGCGAGGGCCGCACCTTCTGGGCCGGCGGCCTGTCGCTGGTGCTGCACCCGCGAAGCCCGCACGTGCCCACCGTGCACGCCAACTACCGCTTCATCCACCAGGGCGGCCGGGCCTGGTTCGGCGGCGGCGCGGACCTGACGCCGTACTACCTGGACGACGAGGACGCGGCCCACTTCCACCGCACGCACAAGGCCGCGTGCGACGCGCACGACCCCACGTACTACCCGCGCTTCAAGGCCGCGTGCGACCACTACTTCCACCTGCGCCACCGCGGTGAGGCGCGCGGCGTGGGCGGCCTCTTCTTCGAGAACATGGGCGGCGAGCTGGAGCGCGAGTTCGCCTTCGTGCAGGCGTGCGGCAACAGCTTCATCCCCGCGTACCTGCCCATCGCCCAGAAGCACAAGGACACGCCGGTGACGGAGGCGCAGCGCTTCTGGCAGGAGGTGCGCCGGGGCCGCTACGTGGAGTTCAACCTCGTCTACGACCGGGGCACCATCTTCGGCCTGGAGACGCAGGGGCGCACGGAGTCCATCCTCATGTCGCTGCCGCCGCGCGTGCGCTGGCGCTACGACTACCACCCGGAGCCCGGCACCCCGGAGGCCCGGCTGGTGGAGGTGCTGCGCAATCCCCGGGAGTGGGCCTGA